A genomic segment from Nodularia sphaerocarpa UHCC 0038 encodes:
- a CDS encoding glycosyltransferase — MKIAYISREFGPITGGGIGTYIANISKYMAKRGHDVYLITDCFSESNLHYLPPNVTLIRTEPALGDRHFFTYNQNYSDRVYQTLKLLSPFDVIEFAEYNAEGFTTIRAKKLLNEFANTQIVVKLHTPRSLLVEIDAEKHTTTQTPIDIYLEDYCVKNADIVTSPSASLAEYFTKRLNLNFIHRSPYPLLLSTLNPTRKFVKSQIEKITFIGSVQVRKGVDIFIEAAKIILAKEPNFIFEMYGRDTYSAPFYRSYTEYLQKRIPYDLKDKIIFKGAAPYEEIPEILLNTCFCVFPSRWENWANVCLEAMSLGCVVIGSQEGGMSEMIEHGNSGFLINPSHAEEIAHTILDNYRNIAYLEEISENAQSSIKQWCDPELASEKVEESYKIDTYPRNWQVNQEAKISVIIPLYNQGKYIEEAIQSIQESSYKNVEIIIVNDGSTDSETNAVFQNLSGVIKVFKPNGGLSSARNAGIKVSSGEFIMLLDSDDKIHPEYIEKAVIALINNHELSYVGCYTRNFEAYEYTQAPVGFIPELMLFNNTNVVNSTNLYRREAIQKVGDFDEELISYEDWDYFISLYEHGCIGDILPIELFLYRRHYDSMVWTVAQPRRTQLIQYMLGKHQKTVTSYSHIMVLYLTQLWKDKEIECEVAISGNHSYEINELKKRIVAMESSKFWQIRKLWFKFKYKLGLSKELD; from the coding sequence ATGAAAATAGCTTATATTTCTCGTGAATTTGGCCCCATTACAGGAGGAGGAATTGGTACTTATATTGCTAATATTAGCAAATATATGGCAAAAAGAGGCCATGATGTGTATCTGATTACTGACTGCTTTTCTGAGTCTAATTTACATTATTTACCCCCAAATGTAACACTAATTCGGACAGAACCAGCACTAGGCGATCGCCATTTTTTCACATATAATCAAAATTATTCTGATCGAGTTTATCAGACTCTCAAATTGCTGAGTCCTTTCGATGTCATTGAATTTGCTGAATATAACGCCGAAGGATTCACCACCATTAGAGCAAAAAAACTCTTAAATGAATTTGCCAATACTCAAATAGTCGTAAAATTACATACACCACGCTCGCTTTTAGTCGAAATCGATGCAGAAAAGCATACAACTACTCAAACGCCAATAGATATATATTTAGAAGACTACTGCGTTAAAAATGCCGATATTGTCACATCACCTTCAGCATCGCTGGCTGAGTATTTTACCAAAAGACTTAATTTAAACTTTATCCATAGAAGTCCATATCCATTATTATTATCTACTCTGAATCCTACACGTAAATTTGTCAAGTCCCAAATAGAAAAGATTACATTTATTGGTAGTGTTCAAGTCAGAAAAGGTGTAGATATTTTCATTGAAGCTGCTAAAATAATTCTGGCTAAAGAGCCTAATTTTATCTTTGAAATGTATGGTAGAGACACATACTCTGCTCCCTTTTATCGTTCTTATACGGAATATTTACAAAAACGTATTCCCTATGATTTAAAAGACAAAATTATTTTTAAAGGAGCCGCACCCTATGAAGAAATCCCCGAAATTTTATTAAACACTTGTTTTTGTGTATTTCCCTCACGGTGGGAGAACTGGGCTAATGTTTGTTTAGAAGCAATGTCCTTGGGTTGTGTGGTAATTGGTAGTCAAGAAGGTGGGATGTCAGAAATGATTGAACACGGAAATTCCGGCTTTTTAATTAATCCCTCCCATGCAGAAGAAATTGCCCATACCATCTTAGATAATTACAGAAATATTGCTTATTTAGAAGAGATTTCCGAAAATGCTCAATCAAGTATAAAGCAATGGTGTGATCCTGAATTAGCCTCGGAGAAAGTGGAAGAATCTTATAAAATTGATACTTATCCCAGAAATTGGCAAGTTAATCAAGAAGCTAAAATTTCCGTAATTATTCCTCTTTACAACCAGGGGAAGTATATTGAAGAAGCGATTCAATCTATTCAGGAATCAAGTTATAAAAATGTCGAGATTATCATTGTCAATGATGGCTCTACTGATTCTGAAACCAATGCAGTTTTTCAGAATTTATCAGGTGTAATTAAAGTCTTTAAACCCAATGGAGGCTTAAGCTCTGCTAGAAATGCAGGGATAAAAGTCAGTTCAGGTGAATTTATTATGCTTCTAGATTCAGATGACAAAATTCATCCTGAATATATAGAAAAAGCAGTCATAGCTTTAATAAACAATCATGAACTCAGCTATGTAGGTTGTTATACGCGCAACTTTGAAGCTTATGAATATACTCAAGCGCCTGTGGGCTTTATTCCTGAACTAATGCTGTTTAATAATACTAACGTGGTAAACAGTACAAATTTATATCGCAGAGAAGCAATTCAAAAAGTAGGAGACTTTGATGAAGAGTTAATTTCCTATGAAGATTGGGATTATTTTATTAGCTTATATGAACATGGCTGTATCGGGGATATTTTACCAATAGAATTATTTCTTTATCGTCGCCACTACGATTCAATGGTATGGACAGTCGCACAGCCTCGGCGGACGCAATTAATACAGTATATGTTGGGGAAACACCAAAAAACCGTAACTTCATATTCTCATATTATGGTGCTATATCTGACTCAATTATGGAAAGATAAGGAAATAGAATGCGAAGTCGCTATATCAGGAAATCATAGTTATGAAATCAATGAATTAAAAAAGAGAATTGTGGCGATGGAATCATCTAAATTTTGGCAGATACGCAAGCTGTGGTTTAAATTTAAATACAAATTGGGGTTATCAAAAGAACTGGATTAG
- a CDS encoding ABC transporter ATP-binding protein, translated as MEVIRLNQVFLWRRTQEEFSYDMKKTLFSLLAGKYRHPAKRLVLDEIDLVIEQGEKIGIIGANGSGKSTILKIISGILQPTSGTVKVRGKIAPLIELGAGFDPDISVIDNIFLYGVLLGFTRAQIKKRAQSILEFAELEDYVLVPVKGLSSGMVARLGFAIATDVQPDILILDEILSVGDESFKNKCKQRIETFWHEKTTVLVVSHDLDFVQQSCERVLWIDKGQIMFIGETEKAINCYLQKISDQRN; from the coding sequence ATGGAAGTAATTCGCCTAAATCAAGTTTTTCTCTGGCGACGAACACAAGAAGAATTTTCTTATGATATGAAGAAAACCTTGTTCTCTTTATTAGCAGGTAAATATCGTCATCCTGCAAAGAGATTAGTCCTAGATGAAATTGATTTGGTAATTGAACAAGGTGAAAAAATTGGCATTATTGGCGCAAATGGTTCTGGTAAATCAACCATTTTGAAGATAATTTCTGGAATTTTGCAACCTACCAGTGGTACAGTCAAAGTACGCGGTAAAATTGCTCCTTTGATTGAACTAGGCGCAGGTTTTGATCCAGATATTTCTGTGATAGATAATATTTTTCTTTATGGTGTGCTATTGGGTTTTACACGAGCGCAAATAAAAAAAAGGGCGCAGTCTATTTTGGAGTTTGCGGAATTGGAGGACTATGTATTAGTACCCGTTAAGGGTTTATCTTCAGGGATGGTAGCACGGTTAGGTTTTGCTATTGCTACGGATGTACAGCCAGATATCTTGATATTAGATGAAATACTTTCCGTTGGTGATGAAAGTTTTAAGAATAAGTGTAAGCAAAGAATTGAAACTTTTTGGCATGAAAAAACTACCGTGTTAGTAGTATCCCATGATTTGGACTTTGTGCAACAGTCTTGTGAACGTGTGCTGTGGATAGATAAAGGCCAAATTATGTTTATTGGTGAAACTGAAAAAGCCATTAATTGTTATTTACAAAAAATTTCAGATCAGAGAAACTGA
- a CDS encoding methyltransferase domain-containing protein, translated as MTIFPNPLVWMPLSEEISRFRKYCYGIVLNAGSGQRSIQLGEKDLNIDITEWNKPDILADLHHIPLLDESVDTIVSIAVLEHTRYPWQIAEEFYRVLRPMGYGIIAVPFLQPQHDFPGDYIRFTENGLIEIVKYAGFEVIETSYTHHFGQTLAWLLWEYLQFHPPKKFTWFFWQNMIRQLSLGNLLKGDSPNTHNTHYIVVRKPGDINVKPHYIQALRQKNDQDWFFPLLACPMTKQPLHLQDNSLVSENGEFIYGFQQGIPYLEASHNNIDSPEINSDELVSPSAESESHLISQLSEELSHLRLQIKNLESEVEVSKNTINHLQSSKFWQLRQSWLKLTEALGLRKH; from the coding sequence ATGACTATTTTTCCTAATCCATTAGTCTGGATGCCTTTGTCTGAAGAGATAAGTCGTTTTCGTAAATACTGCTATGGTATTGTTCTCAATGCTGGTTCTGGACAAAGAAGCATTCAATTAGGTGAAAAAGATTTAAATATTGATATTACTGAGTGGAATAAACCAGATATTCTGGCAGATTTACATCATATTCCTTTGCTAGATGAATCGGTGGATACTATAGTTTCTATTGCTGTTCTAGAACATACTCGATATCCTTGGCAAATTGCTGAGGAATTTTATCGCGTCCTCAGACCAATGGGATATGGAATTATTGCTGTTCCCTTTCTCCAACCACAACATGACTTTCCTGGAGATTATATTCGGTTTACTGAAAATGGCTTAATTGAAATTGTTAAATATGCAGGTTTTGAAGTAATTGAAACCAGTTATACCCATCATTTTGGTCAAACTTTAGCATGGTTGTTATGGGAATATTTACAGTTTCATCCACCCAAAAAATTTACTTGGTTCTTTTGGCAAAATATGATTCGTCAACTTTCTTTAGGAAATTTGCTCAAGGGAGATAGTCCCAATACTCACAATACTCATTATATTGTGGTGCGTAAGCCTGGGGATATCAATGTTAAACCTCACTATATCCAAGCTTTGAGACAGAAGAATGATCAAGATTGGTTTTTTCCGCTTCTCGCTTGTCCCATGACTAAGCAACCATTACATCTGCAAGATAATTCTTTGGTGTCTGAAAATGGTGAATTTATCTATGGGTTTCAACAAGGTATTCCCTATTTAGAAGCTTCACACAATAATATTGATTCTCCTGAAATCAATTCTGATGAATTAGTTTCGCCATCAGCAGAATCAGAGTCTCATCTCATATCTCAATTAAGCGAAGAGTTATCTCATTTGAGATTGCAGATCAAAAATCTGGAGTCTGAGGTCGAGGTGTCTAAAAATACAATTAATCATCTGCAATCTAGCAAGTTTTGGCAATTAAGACAAAGCTGGTTGAAATTAACGGAGGCTTTGGGTTTGAGGAAACATTAG
- a CDS encoding glycosyltransferase family 2 protein, with the protein MENKLSSQECDHRLIKEKSELAQQCQCLIAEIEQLNLSNNSLLAEISDIKNSRTWLFLTKIKKNLIFRIIGRFLLDIFHYINVVLPLGKNSFLSNQHKSILQNSITTETHAHTYEFSQPVILYKYQVNTPISLIIICYNKSQELPFVISAIAKNTLQPDLIILCDDGSTDNSLQVFIQHCNIYNLNYKIIQEPTIKNAFRLNTLRNKGVSACLDGLVIILDADHVPSRTHIEAHVNLHLSNPRAVLSTGPRLEYANSDCTGAVNFLWGHEPVSMMQPSANQPIANWTGVLVSNMGMSKQAMINLGGFDPIYDGNYGFDDVDFTYRAWLAGYFFASCFESYIIHIPHPPSLGNRNNDINRRKFEDKYKINPKYPHVVERLTRTSWHSYLDYLNNENI; encoded by the coding sequence ATGGAAAACAAATTATCTAGCCAAGAATGCGACCATCGCCTAATTAAAGAAAAATCCGAACTAGCGCAGCAATGTCAATGCCTGATTGCCGAAATAGAGCAATTAAATTTATCTAATAACTCGTTATTAGCAGAAATTTCAGACATAAAAAACTCTCGCACATGGTTATTTCTCACCAAAATCAAGAAAAACTTGATTTTCCGCATCATCGGTAGATTCTTACTAGACATATTTCACTATATTAATGTAGTCTTACCCTTGGGGAAAAATAGCTTTTTATCAAATCAGCATAAATCAATACTGCAAAATTCCATAACAACAGAAACCCATGCTCATACTTATGAATTTTCCCAGCCAGTTATTTTATATAAATATCAAGTAAATACACCAATTTCTCTGATTATTATCTGTTATAATAAATCACAGGAATTACCATTTGTGATTTCTGCCATAGCCAAAAATACCCTGCAACCAGACTTAATTATTCTGTGTGATGATGGATCAACAGATAATTCCTTGCAAGTATTTATTCAACATTGCAACATATACAATCTCAATTACAAAATTATTCAAGAACCAACAATTAAAAACGCGTTTCGACTAAATACCCTGCGTAACAAAGGTGTTTCAGCTTGTCTTGATGGTTTAGTCATCATACTAGATGCAGATCATGTACCATCCCGTACACATATTGAAGCTCATGTAAATTTGCACTTATCAAATCCTCGCGCTGTGCTGTCTACGGGACCACGACTGGAATATGCAAATTCAGATTGTACTGGTGCTGTGAATTTTCTTTGGGGACATGAACCAGTCAGTATGATGCAACCTTCTGCTAATCAGCCTATAGCTAATTGGACAGGAGTGCTAGTTTCAAATATGGGAATGTCTAAGCAGGCGATGATCAATTTAGGAGGTTTTGATCCGATTTACGATGGTAATTATGGCTTTGATGATGTTGATTTTACTTATCGAGCCTGGTTAGCAGGTTATTTTTTTGCTAGTTGCTTTGAGTCTTACATCATACATATTCCCCATCCACCTTCTTTGGGTAACAGAAATAATGACATTAATCGACGCAAGTTTGAAGATAAATATAAAATTAACCCAAAATATCCTCATGTTGTGGAGCGACTAACAAGGACATCTTGGCATAGTTATCTTGATTATCTTAATAACGAAAATATTTAA
- a CDS encoding DVUA0089 family protein: MSNPAFNLIGLTQLRNDSRFAGIDGSGMAVAVIDSGLDWTHSLLNNNYVAGRDFVYGDNNPEDIDGHGTHVAGTVGAADPRYGVAPDVKLIGLKVFGNDGGGASYSDIEAALQWVIDNKERYNIVAVNMSLGGGFFTSVSEAAGVIIIDEVRRLEELGVVVVSATGNSFKDNEYQNMHAPAIFSTLAVGAVWQDGINRDFRWGSGGIDYTTGADRITSFSQRLDAPNKIFAPGAMITSTLPGNDLGNKGGTSMASPVVAGAVALMQEAAMQFGGRFLTPSEVVQIMRSTADIIFDGDDEDDNVENTSTNYPRLNIYNAVQEIQRRFQDIAPSGDPNGTIQGAYIGPILDGTTAINSIVGSVGIDGGSVQVGDKDVDIIRFEMRSPGIITIELSSHPSSPADFDSLLRLFNASGEEIAFDDDSGFDRFSAINISLASGVYYAGISGYNNRNYNPNVAASGVSAQTGNYSLNFQLSNPDPNGILSGAIPVNLGTDLEPLYFEGILDSDPISNSDERITIGPADVDIFKLVAPDNGILLIDIDTPYSDNYVDSFLRVFDEYGNELFFSDDDLAFNSALVYTEFTDNQYPNLVFPDPVDRTYYEGHTTDSFMGLRVDRGQTYYIAVSDYDNQTYNPNSLDGRSGTGTGGLYDLTVQFFSNDQNGSITQALDSAYIPLPATNIAGVIGGDSNFETGEFIEVGDRDIDFIKINSPNAGILEIDIQSYGDPTIIDEVDAVVFIYDREGNLLAFNDDRDTSLDPLLRYQITANTDYFVAVAGYGNDSFNPFQLGSGSSGDTGEYRFNSRLLPLSQITALSNNTATSGTVENVFVGSIILGNISNDNGFVMGASDIDIYRFTPTTSARVTIRASANEAFNADTFLRVFNANGTEIAFNDDENALTRGSGIQIDVTAGTQYLIGVNGASPQARNYNPLTGAGAANGSQGDYVLSIFTSSNHQPDFNGDGQTDILLTNPSQGWNTAWLMNGTNYVGFSNLFGSAGYRPVATADFNKDGKTDLIVNNPTNNFNAVWFMDGPNYLDGVGLPIAAGWEIKGAADFNGDGNVDILLNNTTTNWNTVWFLGGDNGASYTGYGNLPVANGWDITGVADFNGDGKPDILLNNRTEGWNAVWFLDGTNYSGYANLPSAPGLQSLGTGDFNGDGKPDIIMNNLTSNSNAVWLMDGTNYTGLANLPTAPAGWEIAGMS, from the coding sequence ATGAGTAATCCTGCTTTTAATTTGATTGGTTTGACCCAACTACGTAATGACTCCCGCTTTGCAGGGATTGATGGTAGTGGAATGGCAGTTGCAGTCATTGATAGTGGTTTGGATTGGACTCATTCTCTACTGAATAACAATTATGTCGCTGGCCGGGACTTTGTGTATGGAGATAATAACCCTGAAGATATTGACGGACACGGGACTCACGTAGCAGGTACAGTTGGAGCGGCAGATCCTAGATATGGAGTTGCTCCTGATGTGAAGTTAATTGGCTTGAAGGTGTTTGGTAATGATGGAGGTGGAGCCAGTTATTCCGATATTGAAGCTGCTTTACAGTGGGTGATTGACAATAAAGAGCGTTACAACATTGTTGCTGTCAATATGTCACTGGGGGGGGGATTTTTTACTTCTGTTTCTGAGGCTGCGGGTGTAATCATCATTGATGAGGTGAGAAGACTGGAAGAATTAGGCGTTGTTGTTGTCTCAGCTACTGGTAATTCATTTAAAGACAATGAGTATCAGAATATGCACGCGCCAGCAATTTTCAGCACGTTAGCTGTGGGCGCTGTCTGGCAAGATGGAATTAATCGAGACTTTCGTTGGGGTTCTGGAGGAATTGACTATACAACAGGTGCCGATCGCATAACTAGTTTTTCCCAACGCCTAGATGCACCCAACAAAATATTTGCCCCAGGGGCAATGATTACCAGCACATTACCGGGGAATGATCTAGGCAATAAAGGTGGAACGAGTATGGCATCTCCTGTGGTGGCGGGAGCAGTAGCTCTGATGCAGGAAGCAGCCATGCAATTTGGGGGGCGTTTTTTGACTCCATCAGAAGTTGTGCAGATTATGCGCTCCACCGCAGACATCATTTTTGATGGTGATGATGAAGATGATAATGTTGAAAATACATCAACTAACTATCCTCGTTTAAATATTTATAATGCTGTACAGGAAATTCAACGCCGATTTCAGGACATTGCCCCCAGTGGAGACCCCAATGGCACTATTCAAGGTGCTTACATTGGGCCAATTTTAGATGGTACTACTGCGATTAATTCCATTGTTGGTAGTGTTGGTATTGATGGTGGTTCAGTGCAGGTGGGTGATAAAGATGTTGATATCATCAGGTTTGAAATGCGATCGCCTGGGATAATTACAATTGAACTGAGTTCTCATCCTTCCAGTCCTGCGGATTTTGATAGTCTTTTACGTCTGTTTAACGCTTCAGGTGAAGAAATTGCTTTTGATGACGACTCAGGCTTTGACCGTTTTTCTGCAATTAACATCTCCCTTGCGTCTGGTGTTTATTATGCGGGAATCAGTGGCTATAACAATCGCAACTATAATCCCAATGTCGCCGCTAGTGGTGTATCTGCCCAAACAGGGAATTATTCCCTCAACTTCCAACTCAGCAATCCTGACCCCAATGGAATTCTCAGTGGTGCAATTCCTGTCAATTTGGGTACAGATTTAGAACCTTTATATTTTGAGGGTATTTTAGACTCTGACCCTATTTCCAACTCCGATGAACGGATTACTATTGGGCCAGCAGATGTAGATATTTTCAAACTGGTAGCACCAGATAATGGCATTTTATTAATAGATATTGATACTCCCTATAGTGATAATTATGTTGATTCCTTCCTGAGAGTCTTTGATGAATATGGCAATGAGTTATTTTTTAGTGATGATGACCTAGCTTTTAATAGCGCGTTAGTTTATACAGAATTCACTGATAATCAATACCCCAATCTAGTTTTTCCCGACCCGGTTGATCGCACTTATTACGAAGGACATACCACTGATAGCTTTATGGGCTTAAGAGTGGATAGAGGTCAAACTTATTACATTGCTGTTTCCGATTATGACAATCAAACTTATAATCCCAACAGTCTCGATGGGCGTTCTGGTACTGGTACAGGTGGTTTGTATGACCTGACTGTACAGTTTTTCAGTAATGACCAAAATGGTAGTATTACACAGGCATTAGACAGTGCTTATATACCCTTACCCGCAACAAACATCGCAGGGGTCATTGGTGGTGATAGTAATTTTGAGACTGGAGAGTTTATTGAAGTAGGCGATCGCGATATCGATTTTATTAAAATCAATTCTCCTAACGCCGGGATTTTAGAAATTGATATCCAATCCTATGGTGATCCTACAATTATTGACGAAGTTGATGCCGTTGTCTTTATCTACGACAGAGAAGGCAATCTTTTAGCTTTCAACGACGATAGGGATACATCTTTAGATCCACTTTTACGCTATCAGATTACCGCAAATACAGATTACTTTGTAGCTGTAGCTGGTTATGGTAATGATTCTTTCAATCCTTTTCAACTAGGTAGCGGGTCATCAGGGGATACAGGAGAGTATAGATTTAATAGCAGACTGTTACCACTGTCACAAATAACTGCTTTAAGTAATAACACTGCTACTAGTGGTACAGTTGAAAATGTCTTTGTTGGCTCAATTATTTTGGGCAATATCAGCAATGATAATGGTTTTGTTATGGGTGCTAGTGATATTGATATCTATCGCTTTACTCCCACAACCAGTGCTAGAGTGACAATTCGTGCCAGTGCCAATGAAGCTTTCAATGCTGATACTTTTTTACGAGTCTTCAACGCTAACGGTACAGAAATCGCTTTCAATGATGATGAAAATGCTTTAACTAGGGGTAGCGGGATTCAGATAGATGTCACCGCAGGTACTCAATATTTAATTGGTGTCAATGGTGCAAGTCCGCAAGCGAGGAATTATAATCCTCTCACAGGTGCTGGTGCGGCAAACGGTAGCCAAGGCGATTACGTTCTATCTATTTTCACTAGCTCAAATCATCAACCAGATTTTAATGGCGATGGTCAAACGGATATCCTCTTAACCAATCCCAGTCAGGGATGGAATACAGCATGGTTAATGAATGGCACAAACTATGTAGGATTTAGTAATCTCTTTGGTTCTGCTGGTTATCGACCAGTAGCAACGGCTGACTTTAACAAAGATGGCAAAACTGATTTAATTGTCAACAATCCCACTAATAATTTTAATGCTGTCTGGTTTATGGATGGCCCTAACTACTTAGATGGTGTCGGTTTACCCATAGCAGCAGGTTGGGAGATTAAAGGAGCCGCAGACTTCAACGGTGATGGCAATGTTGATATTCTGCTCAATAATACTACCACCAATTGGAACACAGTCTGGTTTTTAGGTGGTGATAATGGTGCTAGTTACACAGGTTATGGTAACTTGCCTGTAGCTAATGGCTGGGATATTACTGGTGTGGCTGACTTTAACGGCGATGGTAAACCGGATATTCTCTTGAATAATCGCACCGAAGGATGGAATGCAGTGTGGTTCTTAGATGGCACAAACTACAGTGGTTATGCCAATTTACCCAGCGCACCGGGTTTGCAATCTTTGGGAACCGGAGACTTTAATGGCGATGGTAAACCTGACATTATTATGAATAATCTCACTTCTAATTCCAATGCAGTTTGGTTGATGGATGGGACTAATTATACAGGTTTGGCTAACTTGCCGACTGCGCCTGCTGGTTGGGAAATTGCTGGTATGTCTTAG
- a CDS encoding FG-GAP repeat domain-containing protein, giving the protein MSDNTLTTPYNISNLRATNTFNQIAGAVDRVDYYEFSVLNTSTINLILSGITLNSVEASIIYDINNNRLLDSGERLYSDTGFPSTNGTINTTLGAGNYFIEVKPSTSASNNSYSGYSLQVAAVPTPASILSDPGNTLNSAYNIGNLTGTRTYNEFVGVVDPLDYYKFSLADTSEISVVLSGLTESGVKASIISDANNNGIIDNDETLYTDTAEVNSNGTINATLGAGNYFIEVQPDSANINSNYSLSLSNLTIPTANAAKDFNKDGQTDILLTNPSQGLNQAWLMDGTNYAGVINIVGSPGYRPVATADFNKDGKTDLIASNPTNNFNVVWFLDGPNYLDGVGLPIAAGWEIKGAADFNGDGNVDILLNNTTTNWNTVWFLGGANGATYTGYGNLPTAEGWDITGVADFNGDGKADLLLNNPTEGWNTVWFLDGTDYIGYENLPSAPGWQSLGTGDFNGDGNPDIIMNNPTEGWNTIWLMDGTNYTGFANLPNAPAGWEIAGMA; this is encoded by the coding sequence ATGTCAGACAATACACTAACAACCCCCTACAATATTAGCAATCTCAGGGCTACTAACACTTTCAATCAAATTGCAGGTGCTGTAGATCGAGTTGATTACTATGAATTTTCGGTTTTAAACACCAGTACAATTAATTTAATCTTAAGTGGAATAACTCTAAATTCTGTCGAAGCTAGTATTATTTACGATATAAATAATAATAGATTACTTGATAGCGGAGAACGGCTTTACAGTGACACTGGTTTTCCCAGTACTAATGGGACCATTAATACTACCTTGGGTGCTGGTAATTATTTTATTGAAGTTAAACCTTCTACTTCAGCTAGTAATAATAGTTATTCTGGCTATTCTTTACAGGTAGCTGCTGTACCTACTCCTGCTTCTATTCTTTCAGATCCGGGAAATACACTCAATAGCGCCTACAATATTGGCAATCTGACTGGTACTAGGACTTACAATGAGTTTGTCGGTGTTGTAGATCCACTCGATTACTATAAATTTTCCCTTGCAGATACAAGTGAAATTAGTGTGGTATTGAGTGGATTAACTGAAAGCGGTGTGAAAGCTAGTATTATTTCCGATGCAAATAATAATGGCATAATTGATAACGACGAAACGCTTTACACTGACACTGCTGAGGTGAATAGCAATGGGACGATTAATGCTACCTTGGGTGCTGGTAATTATTTTATCGAAGTTCAACCGGATAGCGCTAATATCAATTCTAACTATTCGTTAAGTTTATCCAACTTAACGATTCCCACTGCCAACGCCGCAAAAGACTTCAATAAAGATGGTCAAACTGATATCCTCTTAACTAATCCCAGTCAAGGATTGAATCAAGCATGGTTAATGGATGGGACAAACTATGCAGGAGTGATTAATATTGTTGGTTCTCCGGGTTATCGGCCAGTCGCAACGGCTGACTTTAACAAAGATGGTAAAACCGATTTAATTGCCAGCAATCCTACTAATAATTTTAATGTTGTCTGGTTTCTGGATGGCCCTAACTACTTAGATGGTGTAGGTTTACCAATAGCAGCAGGTTGGGAGATTAAAGGAGCCGCAGACTTCAACGGTGATGGCAATGTTGATATCCTGCTCAATAATACCACAACCAATTGGAACACAGTTTGGTTTTTAGGCGGTGCTAATGGTGCTACTTACACAGGTTATGGTAACTTACCTACAGCTGAAGGTTGGGATATTACTGGCGTTGCTGACTTTAACGGTGATGGTAAAGCGGATCTGCTCTTGAATAATCCCACCGAAGGATGGAACACAGTTTGGTTCTTAGATGGCACAGATTACATTGGCTATGAGAATTTACCCAGCGCACCGGGTTGGCAATCTTTGGGAACTGGAGACTTTAATGGCGATGGTAACCCTGACATTATCATGAATAATCCCACCGAAGGTTGGAATACTATTTGGTTGATGGATGGGACTAATTATACAGGGTTTGCTAATTTGCCTAATGCGCCTGCTGGGTGGGAAATTGCAGGTATGGCTTAA
- a CDS encoding methyltransferase domain-containing protein: MNNQLYTQNFYQSIREGSRLSAQAVVPLVMELIPVKSLVDVGCGLGTWLSVFKDFGIEDYLGIDGDYVDANMLEIESSKFLCFDLKQPLEIERKFDLVVSLEVAEHLPVESAEIFIHSLTKLGDIVLFSAAIPFQGGLNHLNEQWLEYWGEIFAKYGYVAIDCLRRKIWNNEKVEPWYAQNLLIFVKETCLGEYPLLEREFHQGEHNLAMVHPKIYLSAIAAVKWQMHLELEKLKSQLKT; this comes from the coding sequence GTGAATAATCAACTATATACACAAAACTTTTACCAATCAATTCGAGAAGGTTCACGACTTTCTGCTCAAGCAGTTGTCCCCTTAGTCATGGAACTAATCCCAGTAAAAAGCCTAGTAGATGTTGGTTGTGGTTTGGGAACTTGGCTCTCAGTATTTAAAGATTTTGGTATAGAGGACTATTTAGGAATAGATGGAGATTACGTAGATGCAAATATGCTGGAAATTGAAAGCAGCAAATTTCTCTGCTTTGATTTAAAGCAACCTCTAGAAATTGAGAGAAAGTTTGATTTGGTTGTGTCTTTGGAAGTTGCGGAACATCTTCCTGTGGAGTCGGCGGAAATCTTTATTCATTCATTAACTAAATTGGGAGATATCGTGCTGTTTTCGGCAGCAATTCCGTTTCAAGGTGGTCTGAATCATCTGAATGAACAGTGGCTGGAATATTGGGGAGAAATTTTTGCCAAGTATGGCTATGTGGCCATTGATTGCTTACGCCGAAAAATATGGAATAACGAAAAAGTAGAACCTTGGTATGCTCAAAATCTCTTAATTTTTGTTAAGGAAACTTGCCTTGGTGAATATCCCTTATTAGAAAGAGAATTTCACCAAGGTGAGCATAATTTAGCAATGGTTCATCCTAAAATCTACCTGAGTGCGATCGCCGCAGTCAAATGGCAGATGCATCTAGAGTTAGAGAAATTAAAATCTCAGCTAAAAACTTAA